TTCACCACCGACTCCGGCGCGGCCCTGCGGGCGGCGGAGATGCAGAGCGACGCCCTGTTCAAGGGCACCAGCGTCGACGGCGTCTACACGGCCGATCCGAAGAAGGACAAGACCGCCACCCGCTATGACCGCCTGACCTATCACGACGTGCTGGCCAAGGACCTGAAGGTCATGGACGCGTCCGCGATCAGCCTGATGCGCGAGAACAAGATCCCCATCGTGGTGTTCTCGATCCGCGAGCGCGGCAACCTGCTGAAGGTGCTGCACGGCCAGGGCGTGCACACGGTGATCACCGAAGACTCCTGATATACAAACCTGTTCACGTGAAAACCGCGCGGCGGCTTGACGGGATTTGAAGACCTGTCCGCTATCGTCGCCGGTGAAAAGAGGAAGTGAAGACCATGGCCAGTGGCGAAAAGCCCGTTGTAGCGACCTATGCCAGCCGGATGGACAAGGCGGTCGCCGCCCTGAAGGAAGAATTCAGCAGCCTGCGCACCGGCCGCGCCTCGGCCGGCCTGCTCGACCAGGTGATGGTCGAGGCCTACGGCAACACCGTGCCGCTCAACACCGTCGCTTCGGTCAGCGTCCCCGAGCCGCGCTCGATCAGCGTCAACATCTGGGACAAGGGCGTCGTCGTCTCGGTCGAGAAAGCCATCCGCTCGGCGGGCCTGGGCCTCAACCCGGTGGTCGAGGGCACCAACCTGCGCATTCCGATCCCGCCGCTGACCGAAGAGCGCCGCAAGGACCTGGCCAAGATCGCCGGCAAATACGCCGAGCAGCAGAAGATCGCCGTGCGCAACGTGCGCCGCGACGGCATGGACGATGTCAAGAAGGCCCAGAAGGACTCGGTGATCACCGAGGACGAGCAGAAGAAGCTCGAGGCCGGCCTCCAGAAGGCCACCGACGAGCATGTCGCCAAGATCGACGAAGCCTTGAAAATCAAGGAACAAGAGATCATGCAGGTCTGATTGTCCGGATGCGCGCGGGACTCCGGATGAGACAGGGAAAGTGATGCCCCCAAAGGATGGCGTACAACAGCGGGGTCAGGTCCCGGCCGGCGATCCGGGCGTGAGCCGGGATGGCGGCCTGCACGTCGCCATCATCATGGACGGCAACGGCCGCTGGGCGAAGCGCCGTGGGCTGCCGCGCACCCTGGGCCACCGCGAGGGCGTCAAGGCGCTGCGGCGCACGGTCGAGGGGGCGCCGGACATCGGCGTCTCCACCCTGACAGTGTTCGGCTTCTCGACCGAGAACTGGCGTCGGCCGATGACCGAAGTCAGTGAGTTGATGAACCTGCTCAAGGCCTATGTCGAAAGCGACCTCGACCGCCTGGCCCGCGAAGGGGTAAAGGTCACCATCCTTGGCCGCCGGACCGGCCTGCGTCCCGACATCCTCGAGATCATCGAGCGGGCCGAGCGTCGCACCGAAAACAACACCCGCTTCCGCCTGCAGGTGGCCTTCAACTACGGCGGCCAGGCCGACCTGGTCGATGCGGCCCGCAAGTTCGCCGAGGCCGTGGCCCGGGGCGAGGCCCGTCCTGAAGACCTCGACGAGCAGCTGTTCGAAAGCCATCTGTCGACGGCCGGCGTTCCGACCCCGGACGTCATTGTGCGCACCAGCGGGGAACGGCGCATCTCCAACTTCCTTCTATGGGAATGCGCCTACGCCGAACTCGTCTTCCAGGACGTCTACTGGCCGGACTACGGTCCCGATCACCTCGCCGCCGCGGTCGGGGAATTCCGCTCACGCGAGCGACGCTACGGCGGAGTGACGACCGATGACGTCCTCGCCACCGGCTAAACGGTTCGACTGGAAGAACCTGCGGGTTCGCCTGATCTCCGCCTTCGCCATCATTCCGGCGGTGGCTTTGGCTGTCTGGCTGGGCGGCTGGACCTATACGGTGTTGATCTGCATCGTTGGCGCCCTGCTGGCCCGGGAGTGGGGCCGGCTGGTCGCGCCCTCGGCGCCGATCCGGGTTGGCCTGATCATTGGCGCCAGCGTCCTGGCCGCCATTGTCCTGGCCCATGTCGCCAGCATGGCCAGCCATGCCGGCTGGCCCGGCGCCGAACGCTGGTGGATCGCCGCCTGGGCTTCGATCGTGATCGGCAGCGGCCTGACCACCCTGGTCGCCTTCCGCCTGACCGCCCACGTGCCCGACGCCGCCTACGGGGTCATCTACATCGCCCCGGCCGGTATCGCGATGGTCTGGCTGCGCGACATGCCCGAGGGCGCGCCCTGGACCGTCTATCTGTTCGCCGTCACCTGGTGGACGGACATCATGGCCTACATCTGGGGCAACACCTTCAAGGGACCCAAGCTGTGGCCCCGGTTCTCGCCGAACAAGACCTGGAGCGGCTTCTGGGGCGGGCTGTTCGGGGCCATGCTGACCGGCGCCGTCGTCCTGGCCATCAGCAGCGCCTTCAACCATCCCTTCATCGGCTATCCGGGCGCCATCTTCGTCGGCCTGCTGACCGGTCTGGCGACCAGCGGCGGCGACCTGTGGGAATCGATGCTCAAGCGGCGGTTCGGCGTGAAAGATACCGGCGGCATCATTCCCGGTCACGGCGGCATGTTGGACCGGGTCGACGGGTTGATGTTCGCGGTCATGGTCGTCGCCGCCGCCCGTCTTGTGCAGCACTGGGGTTGGGGAATTTGAGCCGCACCGTCACCATCCTTGGATCCACCGGCTCGATCGGCGTCTCGACCCTCAGCCTGTTCGAGGAATCGCGCGTCGAGGTCGAGATTCTCGCCCTGACCGCCGGTCGCAATGTCGAGAAGCTGGCCGAGCAGGCCCTGAAATGGCGGCCCCGCTTGGCGGTGATCGAGGACGAGACCCTGCTGCCGGTCCTGCGCGAGCGTCTGGCCGGCTCGGGCATCGAGACCGCGGCCGGGACCGGCGCGGTCAGGGCCGCCGCCGAACTTCCCGCCGAGTGGGTGATGTCGGCCATCGTCGGGGCCGCCGGCCTGGCCCCCACCCTGGCCGCCGCCCGACGCGGCGCCATCGTCGCCCTGGCCAACAAGGAAAGCCTGGTCTGCGGCGGCCCGGGCGTACTCGACGTGGCGCGGAAGGCCGGTGGGACGATCATCCCGGTCGATTCCGAGCATTCGGCCATATTTCAAGTGTTGCAGGATCCCTGCCGCGACAAGGTCGCCCGGCTGATTCTCACGGCGTCCGGCGGCCCGTTCCGCACCTGGACCTACGAGGCCATGCGCGCCGCCACGCCCGAACAGGCCGTCGCCCATCCCAACTGGAGCATGGGCGCCAAGATCAGCGTCGATTCGGCGACCATGATGAACAAGGGCCTGGAGATGGTGGAGGCCAGCTATCTGTTCGCCACCCCG
The nucleotide sequence above comes from Caulobacter sp. NIBR1757. Encoded proteins:
- the dxr gene encoding 1-deoxy-D-xylulose-5-phosphate reductoisomerase, which codes for MGNLSRTVTILGSTGSIGVSTLSLFEESRVEVEILALTAGRNVEKLAEQALKWRPRLAVIEDETLLPVLRERLAGSGIETAAGTGAVRAAAELPAEWVMSAIVGAAGLAPTLAAARRGAIVALANKESLVCGGPGVLDVARKAGGTIIPVDSEHSAIFQVLQDPCRDKVARLILTASGGPFRTWTYEAMRAATPEQAVAHPNWSMGAKISVDSATMMNKGLEMVEASYLFATPENQIDIVVHPQSIIHSMVEYTDGSTLAQLGPPDMRSPIACAWAWPDRLSWPAAPLDLAAIGQLTFEAPDLVRFPAIAIAREALRIGGHAPAAMNAANEVAVGAFLDRRIGFLDIAGSVQDTLDRLNGGGELGDQPGGDELEAAMIIDASARRVATEVVSRLAAARAA
- a CDS encoding phosphatidate cytidylyltransferase; its protein translation is MTSSPPAKRFDWKNLRVRLISAFAIIPAVALAVWLGGWTYTVLICIVGALLAREWGRLVAPSAPIRVGLIIGASVLAAIVLAHVASMASHAGWPGAERWWIAAWASIVIGSGLTTLVAFRLTAHVPDAAYGVIYIAPAGIAMVWLRDMPEGAPWTVYLFAVTWWTDIMAYIWGNTFKGPKLWPRFSPNKTWSGFWGGLFGAMLTGAVVLAISSAFNHPFIGYPGAIFVGLLTGLATSGGDLWESMLKRRFGVKDTGGIIPGHGGMLDRVDGLMFAVMVVAAARLVQHWGWGI
- the uppS gene encoding polyprenyl diphosphate synthase — protein: MSRDGGLHVAIIMDGNGRWAKRRGLPRTLGHREGVKALRRTVEGAPDIGVSTLTVFGFSTENWRRPMTEVSELMNLLKAYVESDLDRLAREGVKVTILGRRTGLRPDILEIIERAERRTENNTRFRLQVAFNYGGQADLVDAARKFAEAVARGEARPEDLDEQLFESHLSTAGVPTPDVIVRTSGERRISNFLLWECAYAELVFQDVYWPDYGPDHLAAAVGEFRSRERRYGGVTTDDVLATG
- the frr gene encoding ribosome recycling factor, translated to MASGEKPVVATYASRMDKAVAALKEEFSSLRTGRASAGLLDQVMVEAYGNTVPLNTVASVSVPEPRSISVNIWDKGVVVSVEKAIRSAGLGLNPVVEGTNLRIPIPPLTEERRKDLAKIAGKYAEQQKIAVRNVRRDGMDDVKKAQKDSVITEDEQKKLEAGLQKATDEHVAKIDEALKIKEQEIMQV